GAGCAAGGCGAATGGTTCTCCCGCGAAGTGCTCCGCGAAGACGCCAAACGCCTCACCACCTTCTACAACAACTACGGCTACGCCTTCGCCGAAACCGATGTGACGTTCCAGCGCGACCAGGAAGCCGCCGCCATCGACGTCGGCTTCGCCATGCTCAAGAACCAGAAAGTCACCCTTCGCCGCATCCTCATCGAAGGCAACGACAAGACCCGCGACAACGTCATCCGTCGCGAAATCCTCCTCGCTGACGGCGACGAGTTCCACGGCACCAAGCTGCAGGCCTCCAAGGAAAATCTCAAGCGCGTGGACCTGTTTGAAACCTACGACATCGAAACCGTGCCCACCGAAGACCCCAAGGAACTGGATCTCAAAATCCGGGTCAAGGAAAAATCCACCGGCACCCTGGCCGGCGGCGTGGGCTACGGCTCCTTCGGCGGCGCGTTCGTCTCTGCCAAGATCACGGAAAAGAACCTCTTCGGCAGCGGCTACTTCGTGGGCTTCTCCGGCTCCTTCAGCGGCAAGGCCACCCGCTTCGACTTCACCTTCACCAACCCCCGCGTCTGGGATTCGCACCTGCTCTTTGGCCTGAACGCCTATTACAACGACCAGAGCTATCCTGAATTCGACAAGGAATCCGTGGGGACGATCTTCAAGTTTGCCTATCCCATCGGCTACCACACCGTGCTGGACTGGTCCTACGGCGTGGAACAGTACGAGATTGACGGCGTGAGCTGGTGGTCCTCCTCCGAACTGCTCGAAGAAGTGGGCAAGCACTGGAGCAGCGTGGTCAGCGTGGGCGCCACCCGCAACACCACCAACCGTGACCAGAACCCCAACGACGGCACCAAGACCACTGTCACCCTCTCCATGGGTGGCGGCCCCCTGGGCGGCGACAACGAATTCGTCAAGGCCGTGGCCGAGTACCACCTCTTCTACGGACTGCCCTGGGGCCGGGATCACATCTTCCACTTCCGCACCCAGGCCGGCATTCTCGGCTCCCTGCTCGGGGACGATGTGCCCGTCTTTGAACGCTTCTACCTTGGCGGCATGAACTCCCTGCGCGGCTACGAAGAACTGCACGTCTCCCCGCGCGACGGGCTGACCGGCGACACCATCGGCGGCTACAAGATGTTCTTCGCCAACTTCGAATACCTGTTCCCGCTGTACGAGGAGTTCGGCCTGCAAGGCGTGGCCTTCTTCGATATGGGCGACTCCTGGGGCAATGGGGATTCGGTCAACTTCGACCTCAAGAAGAGCGTGGGCGCCGGGTTGCGCTGGTACTCGCCCTTCGGCCCCCTGCGTGTGGAATACGGCTACGCCCTGGATTCCATCCGCTCCCAGGGCGACAAGTACCGCGTGGAATTCTCCATGGGCCAGAACTTTTAACCAACGGTCCCTCTGCAGCACTCAGGCCGGGCGGCATTGCCGCCCGGCCATTTTTACGCAGAACACACTTGAAGTCCGAACCCTTTTCGCGTAAACATCCCCTGTCTGACGCCTCAAACACCCTGCAACCAGCAGGCGTTTTCCATCACCACTCTCCCCGTTCGCAGTACCGTGCAGCAAGGAGCCCCATTCATGCGCAAAGCCATTCTCCTGGCAGTTCTCTTTTGCTTGACCGCCACGACCCCCGCCTTCGCCCAGGACCCCGTCAAAATCGGTGTGTTCAGCCTGCGTAAGGTCATGCTTGAGTCCGCCCCCGGCAAAAAAGCCTATGCCCAGCTCAAGAACGCCCTGGAACCCGAAAAGAATGCCCTGGCCAAGGAAGAGCAGGAGCTTAAGAAGTTGAGCGAAGACTTCAAGAAGCTCGCCGCCACCCTCTCCCAGGAAGGCAAGGAATCCAAGCAGCGTGAACTGCAAAAGCGCTTTGGCGACTTCCAGATGCGCCTGCAGAGCTTCCAGAAGAAGGCCTCCGAGGAAGAAGCCCGCCTGCTGGAGCCCTTCAAGGAAACCATCTTCAAGACCATCCAGAAGTTCGGCTCCGACAACAGGTACACCCTGATTCTGGTGGACTCCCAGGGCGGCGTGGCCTTTGCCGCCGCCGGCATCGACGTGACCGACGCCATCATGAACGAGCTCAGCAAGGGCGGCAAGTAGCCTGCCGCGTGCGTGCCGCCGCGCTCCCCACCTGTGCGCGGCGGCATGCCTCATCATAACAACTGCTGGCATCAGGGGGAGTCATGCATCAGGAAGCATCCGGCAACGCCATCAATCTGCAAGGAATTTTGGAACTCCTGCCCCACCGTTATCCGTTCCTGCTGGTGGACCGGGTGCTGGATTGGGAAAAAGGCAAGTTCATCAAGGCCCTGAAGAACGTGACGTTCAACGAAGCCTTCTTCCAGGGGCACTTCCCGGGGCAGCCTCTCATGCCCGGCGTGCTCATTCTGGAGGCCATGGCCCAGGCCGGCGGCATTCTGGTGAGCCTTTCCCTGCCGGACATGCCATCCAAGCTGTTCGTGTTCACCGGCATGGACAAAGTCCGCTTCCGCAGGCCCGTGCACCCTGGCGATCAGCTGATCCTCGAAACCACCGAAGTGCGCCAACGTATGCAACTGGTGAAAATGCACTGCCGCGCCTCCGTGGATGGTGATCTCGCCTGCGAAGC
This sequence is a window from Megalodesulfovibrio gigas DSM 1382 = ATCC 19364. Protein-coding genes within it:
- the bamA gene encoding outer membrane protein assembly factor BamA — encoded protein: MRVRFDWSAWRALAPALCLALTLLVCPAWAQTSDNKDITIAVLPFEVNAEPSLSHLNQDLPKMVAEQLRQAGFTVVEESALKRHIASRKVQFLDLKAARELAVLTKANYAIYGSFSQAGESLSLDVRLVEAFGQEPARPLFVSKKGLTNVPLAVGELAMRVRSELAKASAIADIQIRGLAYLDDDVVLMRLGVQKGDPFDPSKINEELKRVFDLGYFDDVKVSVEDGSGGKILIFDVKEKPRIQAIGVLGNSGIDADDITEAMSTKTGNVLNLKVLAEDLQKIRELYRGKGYYLAQVDYELEQTGAAQARLNIVVKESKKLYISKITVEGVTTFSESDLKGEMALQERGILSWIAGGGVLKEELLDRDAAVIEDYYANRGFMDAKVSPAKVDYTEEGIVISYTVVEGERYKVGKLAFDGDLLAPEAELLKIVKLDDMAEQGEWFSREVLREDAKRLTTFYNNYGYAFAETDVTFQRDQEAAAIDVGFAMLKNQKVTLRRILIEGNDKTRDNVIRREILLADGDEFHGTKLQASKENLKRVDLFETYDIETVPTEDPKELDLKIRVKEKSTGTLAGGVGYGSFGGAFVSAKITEKNLFGSGYFVGFSGSFSGKATRFDFTFTNPRVWDSHLLFGLNAYYNDQSYPEFDKESVGTIFKFAYPIGYHTVLDWSYGVEQYEIDGVSWWSSSELLEEVGKHWSSVVSVGATRNTTNRDQNPNDGTKTTVTLSMGGGPLGGDNEFVKAVAEYHLFYGLPWGRDHIFHFRTQAGILGSLLGDDVPVFERFYLGGMNSLRGYEELHVSPRDGLTGDTIGGYKMFFANFEYLFPLYEEFGLQGVAFFDMGDSWGNGDSVNFDLKKSVGAGLRWYSPFGPLRVEYGYALDSIRSQGDKYRVEFSMGQNF
- a CDS encoding OmpH family outer membrane protein, yielding MRKAILLAVLFCLTATTPAFAQDPVKIGVFSLRKVMLESAPGKKAYAQLKNALEPEKNALAKEEQELKKLSEDFKKLAATLSQEGKESKQRELQKRFGDFQMRLQSFQKKASEEEARLLEPFKETIFKTIQKFGSDNRYTLILVDSQGGVAFAAAGIDVTDAIMNELSKGGK
- the fabZ gene encoding 3-hydroxyacyl-ACP dehydratase FabZ; this encodes MHQEASGNAINLQGILELLPHRYPFLLVDRVLDWEKGKFIKALKNVTFNEAFFQGHFPGQPLMPGVLILEAMAQAGGILVSLSLPDMPSKLFVFTGMDKVRFRRPVHPGDQLILETTEVRQRMQLVKMHCRASVDGDLACEADLSAAIVDRASM